The DNA region AGGGATTACTTAATAATTTGGCAGTTGAGCCACTTTTTAAGAACGGTGAAAAAGTTATAGGGGTTAGTGTCTGCCCTCATTAAATATTAAAAAGTGATAAAAGGCATTGAAAGCATAGCTGAGAGGTGTTTACAGGTTGTTATTTGGAGCTCCATAGAGCAGCGTTTAAATCAATGTAATATAGCATTGGAGATTGAAAAGTCATTTCATTATGGTTTATTTGACGCTAAGAAATCTGATGAACTCTATGAAATCGGTTATCAAACAACAACAACAAATAAAATAGAAAGCATAAAAGAAAAATTAAAATGAACATTAAAGTAATAGGTTATGAAACGTGTTATTTAAAATGTACATTGAAAAAAACCTAAGGTTATAATGCGAACGACGAAGGCATGACTATAGTGTAAGTCTTAACTAACCTTTTTTTAGGAGGTTACAACTTTTAAAATGACCTCTCAAATCACCAAATAGACCTTAAAGTTTAAAAATACTCTTGGGAACAACATGGAACCCCGTCTTTTTAACCATATTTTCAATTTGTTCAACTCTAATAAGTTTAGTTGTATGTATGGTGAATTCTCTGGGGTAAACATCTTTGTTAAGGATAACATCCTTGATACCATCAATCTGTAATAAGACTTTTTCAATCTTTAACAAGTCGGACATTTCTTTGGCATCTGTGCCAAATATTTTGCCATGATTTCCCGGGATGACATTTTCTGATAATAGGCTCATAGTTTATTGTTTTAAATAATTAATCTTACCTCACCCAGTTCTTCAATTTTATATGAAAATTTATGTCCGGGTGAAGCTATAAACATAAAATTTGTAGGGATTTCCCAACGTTTGGATAGTTCCTTAATTTTTTCAGGTCCAAAAACGCCAGGTTCTATAATAAATTCAACATTTATCAATGGATACGCTCTATCCAGTGTTTCTATATCTTTTTTAAGATTTGGGGCAATAGTTTCGTCTTTATCTAAAACAGTTACAATCTTTACGTTTTTAGTGGATTCATTTTCAGTAATGTACAAGAGTACTTTGTTCAGGATGGAAATATCATCGTGATTGGTAAAATAGACGAATTGTTGCTTGTTTATAGTATTAAGTGCTTTTTTAATAGATTTGTTCAATCTAACAAAAAGTGCATTTTTTTCTGGGAACAAATAATCTAGAACGTTCAGAAAAACTTTAAAAATTGATGTGCGATAGAGCATAAAAAACACCACAGCTAATGTTGGGATAAGGTATTCCATAAAAATTGCTAAATATTGAGGGTTCAATATCACATTGCCAACAATAGCAGCTGCAACGGAAGTCACACCAATAAAAAGACCTACCCAACTTGATTTTTCCGGTCTCGGTAACCGCGAACGATTGATTTTCAGTAATAGATTTCCAATGCCAAACAAAATCATAACCGACAAAAATGCAATAGTATAAACACCAGCTAATTTGGCTAAATCGCCTTGTGTAATCAATAAAATAGAAACGCAAAGCCCAAAAAATAAGATGAAGATTAGGTAATTACTTCCTTTTCTTGTTTTCTTCAAGAGCACATTTGGCAGTATTCTATCTAAAGCCATACGTTTCATTAAACCTCCAACACCAACAAATGAAGTAAGCACTGCTCCACTTAAAACCAGTGCAGCGTCTATACCAATTAGTAATGACAACCAATTTCCGCTAGCTGTTTTCCCCATTATAGATAATAGTGCATCTTGGTTGTCTACAACGGTAGAAATAGGTATAATGCTTAGTGCTAAAAAAGCAATAAGTGGGTTAAAAACAGTAACCACTATCCACATATTGCGCAAGGTTTTCGGAAAGACACCTTTTTGCTGTTCTTCCACATAATTAGCTGAACTTTCAAAGCCACTAATGCCCAACATTGCAGCCGAAAAACCTAAAAATAAAGCAGTAATAATACTGGTTTTTAATGGTGCTTTAAAATTGGAAAGTAGGGTTTCAGTGCCGTTTTCAAACAAGAATAGGATGCAGAAACCGCAAAGTAACGTCAAAGAAACTAAATGAAATAAAAAAATCCCAATCGCTACTTTAGACGATTCGCCGATACCTAAAATAACCAACCCCATAAACAGTAGAAGCAGCCCTATGGTAACGGGAATAATAGGAATGCCATTCCAAATACTATGTGCATATTTTACAGCTTCACTTGCAGAAATCACCGCAGTTGCCATATATGATAGTACCGTTAACGACGCCGCCAAAGAAGCTGTAGATTTTTTTGTTGTATTTAATAGGGCATTATAAGCACCACCGTTAAGAGGCAGTGCACCTACTACTTCCCCATAAATTTTTCTAAAGAAAAACAGTACAGCCCCAACTACCAATAACGAAATCCAAGCATATTGCCCGGCATAAACAATGGCAAGTGCAGAAACATATAAACATGAGGAACTAATATCATTGCCACAAATAGCTGTCGCTTCCAGTTGATTGAGTTTTTTCGCCATGATGTAAATTTACTAAAGAAATCTTAAGTAAATTTGAAGTATATAATTGATTTTTCATGTCATTTTTAAGATTTGAACACAGGAAAAGTCCTGTAATAAAGAGAAAGCGCTTTTTTATTAGGGCATTACGTTACTTAATGTACGCCATAATTATGGTGATCATCTCTGTTACTATTGGAACTTTGGGTTACCGTTATCTAGGACTTTTATCATGGATGGATGCCTTCTACAATGCATGTATGATTTTGGCTGGTGTAGGGCCAATAGCAACAATGCCAAATGATACCGCTAAATTATTTGCTTCCTTTTATGCGCTTTTTAGCGGGACTGCCTTCTTTAGTGTTATAGCAGTAGTTATGGCTCCTATTGTTCATCGGTTTTTGCATATTATAAATTCGGATAATACCGAATAATCATAGAAGGCGTCTTTAGAATAAATTTAGAATTCAATACTAATTTTATTGTTTTAAATTTATAGCGATGAAGTACTTAATAGCCGAAGACGAAAAAGATTTACAACAATCTATTGTAACATATCTACAACGTGATGGTAATATTTGTGAAGTTGCTTCAGACTTTAGGGAAGCTTCAGAAAAAGCGGCTATCTATGATTACGATGTAATAATTCTAGACATCAATTTAGTGACAGGTAGCGGATTGGATCTACTTAAATCCTTAAAGAAAGAAAAGAAAAGAGCAGGCGTCATAATCATTTCTGCAAACAACTCGTTGACAGACAAATTGGAAGGC from Tamlana crocina includes:
- a CDS encoding APC family permease: MAKKLNQLEATAICGNDISSSCLYVSALAIVYAGQYAWISLLVVGAVLFFFRKIYGEVVGALPLNGGAYNALLNTTKKSTASLAASLTVLSYMATAVISASEAVKYAHSIWNGIPIIPVTIGLLLLFMGLVILGIGESSKVAIGIFLFHLVSLTLLCGFCILFLFENGTETLLSNFKAPLKTSIITALFLGFSAAMLGISGFESSANYVEEQQKGVFPKTLRNMWIVVTVFNPLIAFLALSIIPISTVVDNQDALLSIMGKTASGNWLSLLIGIDAALVLSGAVLTSFVGVGGLMKRMALDRILPNVLLKKTRKGSNYLIFILFFGLCVSILLITQGDLAKLAGVYTIAFLSVMILFGIGNLLLKINRSRLPRPEKSSWVGLFIGVTSVAAAIVGNVILNPQYLAIFMEYLIPTLAVVFFMLYRTSIFKVFLNVLDYLFPEKNALFVRLNKSIKKALNTINKQQFVYFTNHDDISILNKVLLYITENESTKNVKIVTVLDKDETIAPNLKKDIETLDRAYPLINVEFIIEPGVFGPEKIKELSKRWEIPTNFMFIASPGHKFSYKIEELGEVRLII
- a CDS encoding heavy-metal-associated domain-containing protein yields the protein MSLLSENVIPGNHGKIFGTDAKEMSDLLKIEKVLLQIDGIKDVILNKDVYPREFTIHTTKLIRVEQIENMVKKTGFHVVPKSIFKL